In Silene latifolia isolate original U9 population chromosome 3, ASM4854445v1, whole genome shotgun sequence, a single window of DNA contains:
- the LOC141647090 gene encoding uncharacterized protein LOC141647090 — protein MKASSLLHPLPSPLSLSSSSTKPPLISTLFHKFHSFKPQSFNPPISSKTLHKPKTPLFLKPPIYSTQSSHLQTFITWAKHLITSLEPTCTDFDSSILHRELKWFLDDAVEDPSMITQPSGTVQCKVVNLRENLDTMYQLWEDRMVRRRPFQYIVGCEHWRDLVLSVEDGVLIPRPETGEIVDVVESLVNGVDGGNGLGKDGIWADLGTGSGALAIGIARVLGGEGKVVGVDVSDVAVSVAKYNVERYGLQDIIDIRQGSWFDPIIEFEGQLTGLVSNPPYIPSKDMDGLQAEVGKHEPWLALDGGVEGLDYLSYLCTKTSTMLKPGGFFAFETNGEEQCKILANYLENESGGSIGNVKIVSDFAGVPRFVTGHRRETR, from the exons ATGAAAGCAAGCTCTCTATTACACCCATTACCTTcaccattatcattatcatcatcatcaacaaaacCTCCATTAATTTCAACCCTTTTTCACAAATTCCACTCTTTCAAACCACAATCTTTCAATCCTCCAATTTCATCTAAAACCCTACATAAACCCAAAACACCCCTCTTTCTAAAACCACCAATTTACTCAACACAATCATCACACCTTCAAACCTTCATAACATGGGCAAAACACCTAATTACATCCCTAGAACCAACTTGTACCGATTTCGACTCGTCTATACTCCACAGAGAGCTCAAATGGTTCCTAGACGACGCGGTCGAGGACCCATCAATGATAACCCAACCATCAGGGACAGTTCAGTGTAAAGTTGTTAACTTGAGGGAGAATTTGGATACAATGTATCAACTTTGGGAGGATAGGATGGTAAGGAGAAGACCTTTTCAGTATATTGTTGGGTGTGAGCATTGGAGGGATTTAGTGTTGAGTGTTGAAGATGGGGTTTTGATTCCTCGGCCCGAAACCGGGGAAATTGTAGATGTTGTGGAGAGTTTGGTTAATGGGGTTGATGGGGGAAATGGGTTGGGGAAGGATGGGATTTGGGCTGATTTGGGAACTGGGTCTGGTGCTCTTGCTATTGGGATTGCTAGGGTTTTGGGTGGTGAAGGTaaggttgttggtgttgatgttagTGATGTTGCTGTTTCTGTTGCTAAGTATAATGTGGAGAGGTATGGTTTGCAG GATATTATAGACATAAGGCAAGGGTCTTGGTTTGATCCCATTATTGAGTTTGAAGGGCAACTTACGGGTCTTGTGAGCAATCCGCCTTACATACCAAGTAAAGATATGGATGGACTGCAAGCTGAAGTAGGCAAACATGAACCTTGGCTTGCACTGGATGGTGGCGTGGAGGGCTTGGATTATTTATCTTATCTTTGCACAAAGACGTCAACAATGCTCAAACCCGGTGGTTTCTTTGCTTTCGAG ACCAATGGTGAAGAGCAATGCAAGATTCTGGCAAACTACCTGGAGAATGAGAGCGGAGGTAGCATCGGTAATGTAAAAATTGTATCAGATTTTGCTGGTGTCCCACGGTTCGTTACTGGTCACCGCAGAGAAACTAGATAG